A window from Tachyglossus aculeatus isolate mTacAcu1 chromosome 20, mTacAcu1.pri, whole genome shotgun sequence encodes these proteins:
- the ABHD13 gene encoding protein ABHD13: MEKSWMLWTFVERWLLALASWSWGLCRISLLPLIVTFHLYGGITLLLLIFLSIVGILYKFQDVLLYFPEQPSSSRLYVPMPTGIPHENIFIRTKDGVLLNLILLRFTGDNAPYSPTVIYFHGNAGNVGHRLPNALLMLVNLKANLLLVDYRGYGKSEGEASEEGLYLDSEAVLDYAMTRPDLDKTKIFLFGRSLGGAVAIHLASENSHRISAIMVENTFLSIPHMASTLFSFFPMRYLPLWCYKNKFLSYRKISQCRMPSLFISGLSDQLIPPVMMKQLYELSPSRTKRLAIFPDGTHNDTWQCQGYFTALEQFIREVIKSHSPEEMAKTSSNVTII, from the coding sequence ATGGAAAAATCGTGGATGTTGTGGACCTTCGTGGAGAGGTGGCTGCTGGCCTTAGCTTCCTGGTCGTGGGGCCTCTGCCGCATCTCCCTCTTGCCTCTGATAGTGACATTCCATCTGTACGGGGGCATCACCTTACTCCTGTTGATATTCCTGTCCATCGTTGGCATCCTCTATAAGTTCCAGGACGTGCTGCTCTATTTCCCCGAGCAGCCCTCTTCGTCCCGCCTGTACGTCCCGATGCCCACGGGCATCCCGCACGAGAACATCTTCATCAGAACCAAAGACGGAGTGCTGCTCAACCTGATCTTGCTCCGCTTCACCGGCGACAACGCCCCGTACTCCCCCACCGTCATCTACTTCCACGGGAACGCGGGCAACGTCGGCCACCGGCTGCCCAACGCCCTGCTCATGCTGGTCAACCTGAAGGCGAACCTCCTCCTCGTCGACTACCGCGGGTACGGGAAGAGCGAAGGGGAAGCCAGCGAAGAGGGCCTCTACTTGGATTCGGAAGCCGTGCTGGACTACGCCATGACGCGGCCCGACCTGGACAAAACCAAAATCTTCCTCTTCGGCCGTTCCCTCGGTGGGGCGGTGGCCATCCACTTGGCTTCCGAGAACTCCCACCGGATTTCGGCCATAATGGTGGAGAACACGTTTCTCAGCATCCCGCACATGGCCAGTactctgttttctttctttcccatgCGGTACCTCCCCCTGTGGTGCTACAAAAACAAATTCCTGTCCTACAGAAAAATCTCCCAGTGCAGAATGCCTTCCCTGTTCATCTCCGGGCTCTCTGACCAGCTGATCCCCCCGGTGATGATGAAGCAGCTCTATGAACTGTCCCCGTCTCGGACTAAGAGGTTGGCCATCTTTCCGGACGGAACTCACAATGACACTTGGCAGTGCCAGGGTTATTTCACTGCCCTCGAACAGTTCATCAGAGAAGTCATAAAGAGCCACTCCCCTGAAGAGATGGCCAAAACGTCGTCGAATGTAACGATCATATGA